In the genome of Arachis stenosperma cultivar V10309 chromosome 2, arast.V10309.gnm1.PFL2, whole genome shotgun sequence, the window AGGATCAGGTGTGGGAGGGTGCATGGGTGGGGATGCATCCTCAAACAACGGAAGATGGCCAAGACAAGAGACTCTCACTCTTCTTGAGATCAGATCTAAGCTTCACCCTAAATTCAAAGATGCTAATCACAAAGGTCCCTTATGGGAACAAGTCTCCAGGTACTATTCtcaattttaattactaattaattattactaattattatttatatatcttCTGCCCTTAATAttgcaaattaaaaaaaattatttgaaatacaaaaaatttaaatttttaatacatttgttttatatttattaaataaaaaatttttaaaattttttattaatactaAGTTTATCATGTGCACTTAAGACATATATTAGCTAAAATCTTATTATTATTCTAGCTTCAAGTTTTAATATGctaattttgtgatttttttttgtggAAAGAATGTGAATAAAATTGAGTGTGAATTAAGTGTGATCATTCtcattaattagttaattaatttttatgcctTTTTTTAatggaaataaaaaattaagcaTCATTATGCattattaattttgttgttTCTTGGAAGGtggaatatatatatttattattaaaattttctatgaTTGATAATCCTGTACTAATTACTGTATAATTAAAGGGGAACCTTTGCATATCAAATCTAGTAGTACGGTTCTCGTTCTCCATTTTGGAAATTTCAAAATTTGGAACTTTTTTTTAGGTTTAAGTTTAATTTAATGTTCCCTTTATTATTTTTGCCCCCTTTGATTTGAAGTTTGAACCTTGCATGTATGTCTTCTACATATTTATAGTATGAAATGACATAAACCAATTGAGGCTCTTCCTTCGGAGACATTCACTTTTCTATGGCAATTGGAGTAATAGAAGAACACAAAGACGTCACTATGCATGCACATTCAATAGAATTATTAATTACCAAAAATGTTCACATAAACTAGGGTTCCAATACCATTAATTATGTAAATACTAAATAGTGTTGTCCAATTGATGATTACAAATGGTAcccattaattattttataatatataatattaggCATAGTATATAGTttgaagagtttaattttgatacattaaTAAGTATAAAGTATTTTACATAGTCGTGCAATCATATCTGTTTTTTGAATGATCATTCACGCTGTTAATGTAAAAagtagttatttttaattttttactaatataatattatgtaATTAGATGTACGTATAAAATTACTTTACACTTACcgtgtattaaaattaaattataatttaaattccAAAAATAAATGCTTATTAGGACATACTTTTGTTAATAAAAATGTTATGTTTCATGTTATCTTATTTTAGAAGATGTTGTAGGTCAATATAGTAATATAATATCCTTAATTATGATTCAAGTTGTAACTCAATAAGCTATtagaatatatttaaaatattatatattaatatattatttaactatctttcaaatcaatttcatatttaattaatttgatatagTAATACTAGAGAGACAGTCATTTagattacttttttttaatgtaatgtccataattttatagatataacatttaaaattatatatttattatatttgatattatgtatttattttaaaaataattaataaatataaaataaaacaattttaaactgatttgaactaatttttattatctcaAAAACATTtctaattttgatataatacAACAACATCAGATATCAAGTTTATTCTTAGatgaaaactcaggtgcagtcgactccacgtgaagttaatagttgaaagtcgttagatgatttaactgatttaactaaattttaatcTAACAACTCTTTGCTatcaacttcatgtgaagtcgactgcaTATGAATTTCCATCTTATTCTTAAGTTATTAATTATCATGAATTCTAACCGATGAAATGTTAAATAGTGAACTTAATTTGTGTTGATGATGGTGGTTAATTGTGAATAATTAGGATAATGTTAGAAGAACATGGATACCAAAGGAGTGGAAAGAAATGCAGGGAGAAGTTTGAGAATCTGTACAAATATTATAAGAAGACAAAGGAAGGAAAAGCAGCAAGACAAGATGGGAAGCATTATAGGTTCTTTCGCCAACTTGAAGCCTTGTTTGgagacaacaacaacaattccAACAACTTTGTTACCAACAACAACCTTATTAATTTACAAACAAATCAAGACAAGTTTCATAATCATCATTattctcatcatcatcacaataacaataataataatagtgtaAGCCTCATCACAAACTCCACTAATGAGTTTGACACATCATCATCAGAgactgatgatgatgatgaatcgaggaagaggaagaggaggaggtggaagatgaagatgaagatgaaggaGTTCATTGACTCGCAAATGAGCAAGCTTGTGAAGAAGCAAGAGGAATGGCTTGAGAAGTTAGTGAAGACAatggaagagaaagaaaaggaaagagtGGTGAGAGAAGAAGAATGGAGAAGAGAAGAGGCAACTAGGTTGGAGAAGGAGCACATGTTTTGGGCCAAAGAAAGAGCATGGATTGAAGCAAGGGATGCTGCATTAATGGATTCTTTTAACAAGTTAACAAGGAGAAGGGAAATCATTAAGGCTGAAGAACAAGAACATGATCAAGAAgctcctcatcatcatcatcattttcatcatcatcaagatgatagtgtgatgatgatgatgatgatgggaGACGAAGAAATCATCAAAAATCATAACGAGAATAATAACAAAGATATTAGAGAAAAATACATGTATGTTTCGGAAGCACATTTAATACATGCACCAGAAACATCTACAGCTACTCATTTTCAGTTGTAAATACAGGTAGATATTCAAATGAAGATTCTATAATTGTCTTTATATAAagatgttttatttttattattgaataatGATGAATCGTAGgatttgattttgatatattataaaaatattatctttatttaaaatGCGACTAAACAAATAAATcgtatttttaaacaaaattttttatataaaatatatttttagcaTTTTTATTGGAGTCGAAATCATATATATTCTAAGATTATTGAATATtcatatacataaatatataaatataaatttgcTATTAGAGGGTTTAACTTCAAACAAATTGAGTGACCAATAATAGGTTTACAAAAAGTGGTTGTTGTTCAGAAAGAAGAGAGGTTAGTTACAAGTTGGGAGAAAATGAAGTGACGATGCAGAAGCATGGGTTCTTTTGGGCATGAAAGGACTGATTTGCATAGTGGAAGGAGAAATGGTAGGTCAGCAATGGGTGGCAACTATtcaagtgaaaaaaaatgagaagcaaaaggaaaatccaagaaaagtttcttcttgtttaattTTGAGAACAATGATCAATAACATATATGTTCCCTGTATATATTATATGATCCAAGGGAGACATAATATTTTAGATATTTCGATAATTTTAATCGTTGATTTAATCATAaaatttaggtttaattattctacaagtttttataactttataaaatttttaattagattcttATACTTTTATTTAATTGGGTCTCTAgacgttaattttttttaatttagtcctTATCGTGATAAAACTGTTTGCAAAAAATCGATAAAATTATAGGACCTgcaaaatataattaaacctaaaattTATACATGgttaaaattaatgactaaaCTTATTGacatatttgaaatttttttatatagtcATTGGTAAAGATTAGGCAGGAATTTATTTGATAAATTTGAAGTAAATATTGCTTTGACCTTTAGAAGTGAATAAAGTAAAGCCAATAAAACCAATATAAGAGTGAAATAATGAATGGTGATTGACTCATGAGAAGTAGTAGAAGCTAAGAATAAAATTTGGCAGGCTTTTTCATCTGAGATGGTCTCACATTATGTAAGCACAAGTTATCTAACTGCTGGAGGTTATATATGTATAGGGATTGCTGATGTTACTGTATGATGAATTGTGTTACATTTCTTCATCTTACTTAAGAGTAATATTTTTTTGGACTCATTTCTATTTTGAATAATTTACTATTCTACTACTGTAGTTTGGATgttatttccaaaaatatattttctcccttgtaattttcttttatatagCTGCAAATATCATAATTATAGTGGCTATGTTTGTGATTGTAGTAATTTGATAGTAAAATTAcagaataataaaaagaaaaaacaaaataataataacagtttttttttaattttaaataaaaaattaaaataggatgaaatttaagataaaaatagaGCGTTCAAATATTAGagactaaaataattaatactttactcttaaaaaaaaacaaatgatgttatttaatttatacgTAAATTTGAGACATTTTTGTGAAGACACCATGAGTTAGTTGATGATTTCatataataatacataattagTGGAGAAGTATATTATTATGGATCCAACTTTTTCTCTAATTTCTGTCCTTTCAGTTTTAATGTGTCTAACACTACTTTTGATTagacctatatatatatatagtaagcttaaatttttttctatagATACCTGGAATCTGGAAATATGAATGGTGAGAATAATAACGAGTGTAACACTACTATACCCTTAATTGGAGTTGTATATATAtgtgaaaactcaggtgcagtcgactttatgtaaaattgatatttaaaagtcgttagatgaaaatttagtcaaatcagtcaaatcatttaACGGCTTTCAGATATCAACTTTACATAAAATCGACTGTAGTCAAATCATTTAACGGCTTTCAGATATCAACTTTACAtaaagtcgactgcacctgaatttCCACCGTACATATAAGTATAACCACCAACATACATATGAAGCTGAAAAATGAAGTATACATAATGAAATGAGTGTGCTCGACCAAATAATCATACATAATAGTTAAAATGGCAAATTAAAGTGTGCTATATAATTATTGGGACGAAATCTATATAGCCAGCTGAGGTTTATCAAATTCATAGCCCTacactactatatatatatattagagtTGATCAAAAACTCATGTTAGATATATAGCTAGATTTTTGGCTTTTCACGGTATATATATCCTTCGATCTgatagatcaaaaattaatctGTTGCGAATTGGAGTTCTATTTAATGATTTGTCGTTGAAAGTTGCTTCATACACATAATGAAATTTGAACTTTCGACATTTGTTTAAGCGGATTAGTGTTAATCATTAGACCAACCCAACTTAATTTTATAtatcatatttatatattatcgatcttttgttgattaaagatgaggaataataaaaaaggtttttctttttttaaatatcgattttcaaataatattatcatttaaAGTTCAACTACTTCAAAAAAaacttattaaaattttttgttcttaaccattttttgaatttaaattgagaactactaaaaaatatttatttct includes:
- the LOC130962227 gene encoding trihelix transcription factor PTL-like — encoded protein: MEMEDHHHQLHHQQNHHYGCLTDLLMNNAPMHQSQPPQPPITLGGATSHHHRNLPPLPETTMTMFEMMGAPRGVVMNSELASTTRGSGVGGCMGGDASSNNGRWPRQETLTLLEIRSKLHPKFKDANHKGPLWEQVSRIMLEEHGYQRSGKKCREKFENLYKYYKKTKEGKAARQDGKHYRFFRQLEALFGDNNNNSNNFVTNNNLINLQTNQDKFHNHHYSHHHHNNNNNNSVSLITNSTNEFDTSSSETDDDDESRKRKRRRWKMKMKMKEFIDSQMSKLVKKQEEWLEKLVKTMEEKEKERVVREEEWRREEATRLEKEHMFWAKERAWIEARDAALMDSFNKLTRRREIIKAEEQEHDQEAPHHHHHFHHHQDDSVMMMMMMGDEEIIKNHNENNNKDIREKYMYVSEAHLIHAPETSTATHFQL